One part of the Alphaproteobacteria bacterium genome encodes these proteins:
- a CDS encoding ABC transporter ATP-binding protein — MSLLAADGISIRFGGIRAVNNVSFDVARGEVFTIIGPNGAGKTTIFNLISRIYDMTEGSLTFDGSDISDAAPHVIAGLGIARTFQNIELFEHASVLQNLLIGRHPHRTSNLIGEMLFLPSVRRSELAHRGRVEEVIDFLDLARYRNSLIANLPFGVRKVVEVARALCTEPKLLLLDEPSSGLNVEETEDMAFWIEDIVKDLGITVLMVEHDMKLVGQVSDRVLVLNYGEVLARGTPAEVQQDPEVIKAYIGD, encoded by the coding sequence ATGAGCTTGCTCGCGGCGGACGGTATCTCGATTCGCTTCGGCGGCATTCGCGCGGTCAACAACGTGTCGTTCGACGTTGCCCGGGGCGAGGTCTTCACCATCATCGGACCCAACGGCGCGGGCAAGACGACGATCTTCAATTTGATCAGCCGCATCTACGATATGACCGAAGGAAGCTTGACTTTCGATGGCAGCGATATTTCCGACGCGGCACCGCACGTAATCGCGGGATTGGGCATCGCCCGCACCTTCCAGAATATCGAGCTCTTTGAACACGCAAGCGTTCTGCAGAACCTGTTGATCGGCCGGCACCCCCACCGGACCTCGAACCTAATCGGCGAGATGCTGTTCCTGCCTTCGGTGCGCCGTAGCGAACTGGCCCACCGCGGACGGGTGGAGGAGGTCATCGATTTTCTCGATTTGGCCCGCTATCGCAATTCGCTGATCGCCAATCTGCCCTTCGGTGTGCGCAAGGTCGTGGAAGTGGCCCGGGCACTGTGCACCGAACCGAAGCTGCTGTTGCTCGATGAACCCTCCTCCGGCCTCAACGTGGAGGAAACGGAGGATATGGCGTTTTGGATCGAGGATATCGTCAAGGATCTGGGCATCACCGTTTTGATGGTGGAACACGACATGAAGCTGGTCGGCCAGGTCTCGGATCGGGTGCTGGTCCTCAACTACGGCGAAGTCCTGGCCAGAGGCACGCCCGCTGAAGTGCAACAGGATCCCGAGGTGATCAAGGCCTATATCGGGGACTGA
- a CDS encoding ABC transporter ATP-binding protein, translating to MDDAILTLNNIETYYGPIMAIRGVSLRVETGRIVAVLGANGAGKTTILKTISGVMDPRKGSVLFDGQEIQNRNPDWVVRQGLCHVPEGREVFPFLSVRENLMMGAYARRDRREIERDQEMVLDYFPALKERAHQAAGQLSGGEQQMLAISRALMGRPKLLLLDEPSLGLSPLLVRQIFDIIARINQEQGVTMLLVEQNAKMALNMADFGYVLEVGRIVMEGDCQTLLDSEDIQEFYLGVKETGVRGKRRWKKKKQWR from the coding sequence ATGGACGACGCGATCCTGACCCTGAACAATATCGAGACCTACTACGGTCCGATCATGGCCATCCGCGGGGTCAGCCTGCGGGTCGAGACGGGCAGGATCGTGGCCGTACTTGGCGCCAACGGTGCCGGCAAGACGACCATCTTGAAAACGATTTCCGGCGTCATGGATCCGCGGAAGGGTTCCGTCCTGTTCGACGGCCAGGAGATCCAGAACCGCAACCCGGACTGGGTCGTGCGCCAGGGACTGTGCCACGTTCCGGAAGGACGGGAGGTATTCCCCTTCCTCTCGGTCCGGGAAAACCTGATGATGGGAGCTTATGCCCGTCGCGATCGCCGGGAGATCGAGCGCGATCAGGAAATGGTCCTGGACTATTTCCCGGCCCTGAAAGAGCGTGCGCACCAGGCGGCCGGCCAGCTTTCCGGTGGCGAACAACAGATGCTGGCGATCAGTCGCGCGCTGATGGGGCGCCCCAAGCTGCTGCTGCTGGATGAGCCTTCGCTGGGCCTGTCGCCGCTGCTGGTGCGGCAGATTTTCGATATCATTGCGCGTATCAACCAAGAGCAGGGCGTCACCATGCTGTTGGTCGAGCAGAACGCCAAAATGGCCCTGAACATGGCTGATTTCGGCTACGTCCTCGAAGTCGGCCGGATCGTCATGGAGGGTGATTGCCAGACCCTGTTGGACAGCGAGGACATTCAGGAGTTTTATCTGGGTGTGAAAGAAACAGGGGTTCGCGGAAAACGCCGCTGGAAGAAAAAAAAGCAGTGGCGCTAG